Proteins co-encoded in one Campylobacter jejuni genomic window:
- a CDS encoding nuclear transport factor 2 family protein, producing the protein MLRELTKKYITAFNDKNLKEIANLLNDNFVLEDPVVKRIEGKDKCLLAIQNIFKSCKELNFSAKNIFQDKDTTFIEFILMLDGIRLEGVDIIEWKDGKIVELRAYLDTQNKN; encoded by the coding sequence ATGCTTAGGGAATTAACAAAAAAATATATTACTGCTTTTAATGATAAAAATTTAAAAGAAATAGCGAATTTGTTAAATGATAATTTTGTACTAGAGGATCCAGTTGTAAAAAGAATAGAAGGTAAGGATAAATGTTTATTAGCAATACAAAATATTTTTAAAAGTTGTAAAGAGTTAAACTTTAGTGCAAAAAATATTTTTCAAGACAAAGATACAACTTTTATAGAATTTATCTTAATGCTTGATGGTATTAGACTTGAAGGTGTGGATATTATAGAATGGAAAGATGGAAAAATTGTTGAGCTTCGTGCTTATTTGGATACTCAAAATAAAAACTAA
- a CDS encoding glycosyltransferase family 2 protein — protein sequence MIIIFPMAGLSSRFANAGYDKPKYMLDLKGNSVFFHAVNSFKKYFKDFKFLFVYRDIENTSNFIKEECEKLGIKSYESVRLEQETLGQAHTVRLGLERANIKDDKSILIFNIDTFRPNFSLPTTLDFCKIDGYLEVFEADGEQWSFVLADENDNVIKTAEKERISSLCSSGLYYFKKTKDFKEIFDRMKTENDFSKGELYVAPMYNYLIKKGLIIKYHIISLDEIIFCGTPDEYERIKDA from the coding sequence ATGATTATAATATTTCCTATGGCAGGACTAAGTAGTCGTTTTGCAAACGCGGGCTATGATAAACCTAAATATATGCTTGATTTAAAAGGAAATAGTGTATTTTTTCACGCTGTAAATAGTTTTAAAAAATATTTTAAAGATTTCAAATTTCTTTTTGTGTATAGAGATATTGAGAATACTAGCAATTTTATAAAAGAAGAATGTGAAAAATTAGGAATAAAATCTTACGAAAGTGTAAGATTAGAACAAGAAACTTTAGGTCAAGCTCATACGGTAAGACTTGGATTAGAAAGGGCAAATATTAAAGATGATAAGAGTATTTTAATTTTTAATATCGATACCTTTAGGCCAAATTTTTCTTTACCTACTACCTTGGATTTTTGTAAAATTGATGGCTATTTAGAGGTATTTGAGGCAGATGGAGAACAATGGAGTTTTGTTTTAGCTGATGAAAATGACAATGTGATTAAAACTGCTGAGAAAGAAAGAATTTCAAGTCTTTGTAGCAGCGGACTTTATTATTTTAAAAAAACAAAAGATTTTAAAGAAATTTTTGATAGAATGAAAACTGAAAATGATTTTAGCAAGGGAGAATTATATGTAGCTCCTATGTATAATTATCTTATAAAAAAAGGCTTAATTATAAAATATCACATAATTTCATTAGATGAAATTATATTTTGTGGAACCCCAGATGAATATGAAAGGATAAAAGATGCTTAG